From one Perca flavescens isolate YP-PL-M2 chromosome 19, PFLA_1.0, whole genome shotgun sequence genomic stretch:
- the LOC114545372 gene encoding E3 ubiquitin-protein ligase TRIM47 yields MTTQTITNMALDVPFKEQFKCCICLDIYTKPASIPCGHTFCLDCIDSFWDTKTKAECPLCKETFRKRPQLRINQGYEQIIDFYIRSQEENVDGVGSRKTSLIPLFEPEEIPCDICHGDKSQSVKSPSVKSCLVCQASYCELHLTPHLRDPALHRHQLTDPATFATSHLCRKHHKPLTMFCKKDQKPVCGQCTEREHKHHKTVPMEEENKRVKIRLRETISSIQPMIHARLRKVNEIKNSVALSKKITEREIERSAQICSMLISAIERQHAGLVEELEKRQQEAERRSEELFQELEEELNDLQMRSSELQHLEHTQNPVHLVQSFPSLRRLPQTREWSEVAVH; encoded by the exons ATGACAACCCAAACAA TAACAAACATGGCGCTTGATGTGCCGTTTAAGGAGCAGTTCAAGTGTTGCATCTGTCTGGACATCTACACCAAGCCTGCCTCCATCCCTTGTGGACACACCTTTTGCCTGGACTGCATCGACAGCTTCTGGGACACTAAGACCAAGGCTGAGTGTCCACTGTGCAAAGAGACATTCAGAAAGCGTCCACAACTCAGGATTAACCAAGGATATGAACAAATCATTGATTTCTATATAAg GTCTCAGGAGGAGAATGTTGATGGTGTGGGAAGCAGGAAAACTTCCCTAATCCCACTTTTCGAGCCTGAAGAGATTCCCTGTGACATCTGCCATGGAGACAAGTCACAATCAGTCAAGTCTCCATCAGTCAAGTCGTGCCTCGTGTGCCAGGCGTCTTATTGTGAACTTCACCTCACACCACACCTGAGGGATCCAGCGCTGCACAGACACCAACTTACTGATCCGGCCACCTTCGCCACCAGTCACCTCTGCAGAAAGCACCACAAGCCACTGACAATGTTCTGCAAGAAGGACCAGAAGCCTGTTTGTGGTCAATGCACAGAGAGGGAACACAAACACCACAAGACCGTCCCCATGGAGGAGGAGAACAAGAGGGTCAAG ATTCGTTTGAGGGAGACGATATCCAGCATTCAACCAATGATCCACGCCAGACTGAGAAAagtgaatgaaataaaaaattcaGTGGCTCTGAGCAAA AAAAtcacagagagggagatagagagaagtGCTCAGATCTGCAGCATGCTGATAAGCGCCATCGAGAGACAGCATGCCGGGCTGGTCGAGGAGCTGGAGAAGAGGCAGCAAGAAGCTGAGAGGAGATCCGAGGAGCTGTTccaggagctggaggaggaacTCAATGATCTGCAGATGAGGAGCAGCGAGCTGCAGCACCTGGAGCACACTCAGAACCCTGTTCACCTCGTACAG AGTTTCCCGTCTCTAAGGCGACTGCCTCAAACTAGAGAGTGGTCTGAGGTCGCAGTCCACTGA